A window of the Streptomyces griseochromogenes genome harbors these coding sequences:
- a CDS encoding DUF1707 SHOCT-like domain-containing protein encodes MSAELMRTEEPSALRASDADRDRVVDVLTAAVGDGRLTTEEHEERMAAALSARTLGDLAPLTADLPSEAAGLAPVKDVVRIEQQSSSTTRGEGWSVPRRMEIRSTWGDVTLDFSRAEIGHDSLRIDLDLAGGTLRLITRPGVVVDSDSLVIDYGTTKVRPAREPGTPVVLRVEIHGRLSMGRLDVRPSRRLFGGRAARA; translated from the coding sequence ATGTCGGCCGAGCTGATGCGTACGGAGGAGCCGTCCGCGCTGCGGGCCTCGGACGCGGACCGGGACCGCGTGGTGGACGTGCTGACCGCCGCCGTGGGAGACGGCCGGCTCACCACGGAGGAGCACGAGGAGCGGATGGCGGCTGCCCTGTCCGCGCGCACGCTCGGCGATCTGGCCCCGCTGACGGCCGACCTGCCGAGTGAAGCTGCCGGGCTCGCCCCGGTGAAGGACGTCGTCCGTATCGAGCAGCAGTCCTCCTCGACCACGCGCGGCGAAGGGTGGTCGGTGCCCCGCCGGATGGAGATCCGGTCGACCTGGGGCGATGTGACCCTGGACTTCAGCCGGGCGGAGATAGGCCACGACAGCCTCCGCATCGACCTGGACCTGGCGGGCGGCACCCTGCGGCTGATCACCCGTCCCGGCGTGGTCGTGGACAGTGACTCCCTGGTGATCGACTACGGCACGACGAAGGTGCGGCCGGCCCGGGAGCCCGGGACGCCTGTGGTGCTGCGGGTGGAGATACACGGGCGGCTGAGCATGGGCCGGCTGGACGTGCGGCCGTCTCGGCGGCTGTTCGGCGGGAGGGCGGCGAGGGCCTGA
- a CDS encoding helix-turn-helix domain-containing protein, producing the protein MHVEHLLGDASLGLRLLWAEDVLLRREISGVTVTDLEDPARFVRSGEVVLSGLVWWSPDGGPGKAERFVAALKGAGAAALLAGEETHGSVPDDLVEACVRHGVPVAGVPAHVMFRAITDTVYLRQWGELSRRPALLQHALPEHVRVRLSRLLSQEAGPDALLTAAFAHLDRVVAHVFTPSGRTVAATPGAPGVAARDAVALMADGTGVTVPVESDSASPYARWLLHLRDPDSAPPRMLHEVAAVLSQCQEAAARRRPAERRAGDQLGTLLATPHPGAGAVEAALRRCGMPETGPYRVVVADAGPRRPGVSETALAELAGHVAAGAAGSGTAGSAETAGTGSNGSEAARAAASGVGDAVHCVAGAAAVGLLPDGCAFAVLAGGPDGLLGEVWPLVAACAPDVALHGGTGAHATGPEGLGGALAQARYALTSARTTAPDASRLVDATALTGLDALLTGVPADVRAAYSRTVLGPLLESDRAATAVLLSTLETFLACDGSWARTAQALHLHVNTVHYRIQRIEHFTGRDLSRLSDRLDLWAALLCR; encoded by the coding sequence ATGCACGTCGAACACCTCCTGGGAGACGCCTCTTTGGGCCTGCGCCTGCTGTGGGCGGAGGACGTCCTCCTCAGGCGCGAGATCAGCGGTGTGACCGTGACGGACCTGGAGGACCCGGCCCGGTTCGTACGGTCCGGCGAGGTCGTGCTCAGCGGGCTGGTGTGGTGGTCGCCGGACGGCGGCCCGGGCAAAGCGGAACGGTTCGTCGCCGCGCTCAAGGGAGCGGGGGCCGCGGCGCTGCTCGCGGGGGAGGAGACGCACGGGAGCGTGCCGGACGACCTGGTCGAGGCCTGTGTCCGGCACGGGGTGCCGGTGGCGGGGGTGCCGGCGCACGTCATGTTCCGGGCGATCACCGACACGGTGTACCTGCGCCAGTGGGGCGAGTTGAGCCGTCGGCCCGCGCTGCTTCAGCACGCGCTGCCGGAGCACGTGCGGGTACGGCTGAGCCGGCTCCTCTCCCAGGAGGCCGGGCCCGACGCTCTCCTCACCGCTGCCTTCGCCCACCTCGACCGCGTCGTCGCCCATGTGTTCACGCCCTCGGGCCGGACCGTGGCGGCCACCCCGGGCGCGCCGGGTGTCGCGGCGCGGGACGCGGTCGCGCTCATGGCGGACGGCACCGGGGTGACCGTGCCCGTCGAGTCCGACAGCGCCTCTCCCTACGCGCGCTGGCTGCTCCATCTGCGCGACCCCGACAGCGCGCCGCCGCGCATGCTGCACGAGGTCGCCGCGGTCCTGAGCCAGTGCCAGGAGGCTGCGGCCCGGCGCAGGCCGGCCGAGCGCCGGGCGGGGGACCAGCTGGGCACACTGCTCGCCACGCCGCATCCGGGGGCCGGGGCGGTGGAGGCCGCGCTACGGCGGTGCGGGATGCCGGAGACCGGGCCGTACCGGGTGGTCGTCGCCGATGCCGGGCCGCGGCGGCCGGGGGTTTCCGAGACGGCGCTGGCGGAGCTGGCCGGGCATGTGGCGGCCGGGGCCGCCGGGAGCGGCACGGCGGGAAGCGCGGAGACGGCCGGGACGGGTTCGAACGGGAGCGAGGCCGCACGGGCCGCGGCGAGCGGCGTGGGGGATGCCGTGCACTGCGTGGCGGGGGCGGCGGCCGTGGGGCTGCTGCCCGACGGGTGCGCGTTCGCGGTGCTGGCCGGTGGTCCCGACGGCCTCCTGGGCGAGGTCTGGCCCCTGGTCGCCGCCTGCGCGCCGGATGTGGCCCTGCACGGCGGCACCGGGGCACACGCGACCGGTCCCGAGGGGCTCGGCGGAGCGCTGGCCCAGGCCCGCTACGCGCTCACCTCGGCCCGTACCACCGCGCCGGACGCCTCCCGCCTCGTCGACGCCACCGCCCTCACCGGTCTCGACGCCCTGCTCACCGGTGTGCCGGCCGATGTCCGCGCCGCCTACAGCCGTACCGTCCTCGGCCCGCTGCTGGAGAGCGACCGCGCCGCCACCGCCGTACTGCTGAGCACCCTGGAGACGTTCCTCGCCTGCGACGGGTCGTGGGCGCGTACCGCACAGGCCCTGCACCTGCACGTCAACACCGTGCACTACCGGATCCAGCGCATCGAGCACTTCACCGGGCGCGACCTGTCCCGGCTGAGCGACCGGCTCGACCTGTGGGCCGCGCTGCTGTGCCGATGA
- the modA gene encoding molybdate ABC transporter substrate-binding protein, producing MTRSVRRTRMLQLAGAGAAALMALSACSSSDDSSTTKADKSGSASPKLSGTVTVFAAASLKESFTTLGQEFEKQHPGTKVSFNFGGSDTLAANITGGAPADVFAAASPKTMKIVTDKSDAVGTPATFVRNQLEIATLPGNPDKVASLKDLTKSGLKVVLCDKTVPCGAAAQKALDASKLKLTPVSYEQDVKGALTKVELKEADAAVVYKTDVKAAGDKVEGVEFPESAKAVNAYPIALLKSARNAEAAKAFIALVQSAEGQKVLTEAGFLKP from the coding sequence ATGACCCGTTCCGTGCGCCGGACCCGGATGCTGCAGCTGGCCGGTGCGGGAGCCGCCGCCCTGATGGCACTCAGCGCCTGCTCCTCCTCCGACGACTCGTCGACGACCAAGGCGGACAAGTCCGGCTCGGCCTCCCCGAAGCTGTCCGGCACGGTCACCGTGTTCGCGGCCGCCTCCCTCAAGGAGAGCTTCACGACCCTCGGCCAGGAGTTCGAGAAGCAGCACCCGGGCACCAAGGTGAGCTTCAACTTCGGGGGCAGCGACACCCTCGCCGCGAACATCACCGGCGGCGCCCCGGCGGACGTCTTCGCCGCCGCCAGCCCCAAGACGATGAAGATCGTCACGGACAAGAGCGACGCGGTCGGCACTCCGGCCACCTTCGTCCGCAACCAGCTGGAGATCGCCACCCTGCCGGGCAACCCCGACAAGGTGGCCTCCCTGAAGGACCTCACCAAGTCCGGTCTGAAGGTCGTCCTGTGCGACAAGACCGTGCCCTGCGGTGCGGCCGCCCAGAAGGCCCTGGACGCCAGCAAGCTCAAGCTCACCCCGGTCTCCTACGAGCAGGACGTCAAGGGTGCCCTGACGAAGGTGGAGCTGAAGGAGGCCGACGCCGCGGTGGTCTACAAGACCGATGTGAAGGCGGCGGGTGACAAGGTGGAGGGCGTGGAATTCCCCGAGTCGGCCAAGGCCGTCAACGCCTACCCGATCGCCCTGTTGAAGAGCGCCCGGAACGCCGAGGCCGCCAAGGCGTTCATCGCCCTGGTCCAGTCCGCCGAGGGCCAGAAGGTTCTGACCGAGGCCGGGTTCCTCAAGCCGTGA
- a CDS encoding TOBE domain-containing protein, with protein MQSYTIGQAARLLGVSPDTARRWADAGRMATHRDEAGRRLIDGKDLAAFSVELAKGGSGEEDASYTSVRNAFPGIVTAIKLGDVAAQVEIQAGPHRLVSLLTREAVEELGLEVGMEATARVKSTNVHIDRV; from the coding sequence ATGCAGTCCTACACGATCGGCCAGGCGGCGCGGCTTCTCGGCGTGAGCCCGGACACCGCCCGGCGCTGGGCCGACGCCGGCCGGATGGCCACCCATCGCGACGAGGCCGGGCGGCGGCTCATCGACGGCAAGGACCTCGCCGCGTTCTCGGTCGAACTGGCCAAGGGGGGCAGCGGCGAGGAGGACGCCTCCTACACCTCGGTCCGCAATGCCTTCCCGGGGATCGTCACCGCGATCAAGCTCGGTGACGTCGCCGCCCAGGTGGAGATCCAGGCGGGCCCGCACCGGCTGGTCTCGTTGCTGACCCGGGAGGCCGTGGAGGAACTGGGCCTGGAGGTCGGCATGGAGGCCACCGCGCGCGTGAAGTCCACCAACGTGCACATCGACCGCGTCTGA
- the modB gene encoding molybdate ABC transporter permease subunit produces MTSLHEPGAAAGPRTGGPRRRRVRVGAPLPLLLPGVLALAFLLLPLLALLVRAPWRSLPAQLTSTEVWQALQLSLVSATAATAVSLVLGVPLAWLLARTDFPGRGLVRALVTLPLVLPPVVGGVALLLALGRNGIIGKWLDSWFGITLPFTTTGVIIAEAFVAMPFLVISVEGTLRAADPRFEEAATTLGASRFTAFRRVTLPLIAPGIAAGSVLAWARALGEFGATITFAGNFPGRTQTMPLAVYLALQNDPEAAVSLSLVLLAVSIAVLAGLRDQWLTGS; encoded by the coding sequence GTGACCTCGCTCCACGAGCCCGGCGCCGCGGCCGGCCCCCGCACGGGTGGGCCGCGGCGCCGCCGCGTCCGGGTGGGGGCACCGCTGCCGCTGCTGCTGCCCGGAGTGCTCGCCCTGGCGTTCCTGCTGCTGCCGCTGCTCGCCCTGCTCGTCCGCGCCCCCTGGCGCAGTCTGCCGGCGCAGCTGACCAGTACCGAGGTGTGGCAGGCGCTGCAGCTGTCCCTGGTCAGCGCAACGGCGGCGACCGCCGTGAGCCTCGTGCTCGGCGTGCCGCTGGCCTGGCTGCTGGCCCGCACGGACTTCCCCGGCCGGGGGCTGGTCCGCGCCCTGGTGACCCTGCCCCTGGTGCTCCCGCCGGTGGTCGGCGGTGTGGCCCTGCTGCTCGCCCTGGGCCGCAACGGGATCATCGGCAAGTGGCTCGACTCCTGGTTCGGAATCACCCTCCCCTTCACCACCACCGGAGTCATCATCGCGGAGGCGTTCGTCGCGATGCCGTTCCTGGTCATCAGTGTCGAGGGCACCCTGCGTGCCGCCGACCCGCGCTTCGAGGAGGCTGCCACCACGCTCGGCGCCTCCCGCTTCACCGCGTTCCGCCGGGTCACCCTGCCGCTGATCGCGCCGGGCATCGCCGCGGGCTCCGTGCTGGCCTGGGCCCGCGCGCTCGGCGAGTTCGGCGCGACGATCACCTTCGCGGGCAACTTCCCCGGCCGTACCCAGACCATGCCCCTCGCGGTCTACCTCGCCCTGCAGAACGACCCCGAGGCCGCCGTCTCCCTCAGCCTGGTCCTGCTGGCCGTGTCCATCGCCGTGCTGGCGGGGCTGCGGGACCAGTGGCTGACGGGAAGCTGA
- a CDS encoding APC family permease, with protein MVTTEHPPSRLRSWMLEGLSDMGKHGGQVGPQAAPEPAHKGQRWWRVMCLTGVDYFSTLGYQPGIAALAAGLLSPIATIVLVIVTLAGALPVYRRVAEESPHGEGSIAMLERLLSFWQGKLFVLTLLGFAATDFLITITLSAADASTHLVENPHLTSTLHDHQMVITLFLVALLGAVFLKGFLEAIGVAVALVGIYLALNVVVVIVGLYHVITAGHVITDWTSALTTEHGNVFVMIGVALIVFPKLALGLSGFETGVAVMPHVEGDAGDTEELPTGRIRDTKKLLTTAALIMSAFLITTSFITTLLIPADEFKTGGQANGRALAYLAHEYLGNAFGTVYDVSTIAILWFAGASAMAGLLNLMPRYLPRYGMAPHWARAVRPMVIVFTLVAFLVTWIFDADVDAQGGAYATGVLVLISSAAIAVTIAAHKAGQRGWTITFAIISVVFLYTTVVNVIERPDGVKIGACFIAGIILVSLMSRLARAFELRVTHVTMDPMAERFVRDMASRKMRFIANEPDRRDKAEYRDKIEQIRADNEMPEQEDFVFVEVTVTDPSEFEAGLTVQGEVLHNRYRVLTVESASIPNALAALLLHVRDMTGCTPHIYFEWTEGNPFANFLRFFLFGQGEVAPVTREVLREAEPDRDRRPRVHTG; from the coding sequence ATGGTCACGACCGAGCACCCCCCCAGTCGCCTGCGGTCCTGGATGCTGGAGGGGCTGTCCGACATGGGCAAGCACGGTGGCCAGGTCGGACCCCAGGCCGCACCGGAGCCCGCTCACAAGGGCCAGCGCTGGTGGCGCGTGATGTGCCTGACGGGTGTCGACTACTTCTCGACCCTCGGTTACCAGCCGGGCATCGCGGCCCTGGCGGCCGGCCTGCTGTCGCCGATCGCGACCATCGTGCTCGTCATAGTCACCCTGGCGGGCGCGCTTCCGGTGTACCGCCGGGTCGCCGAGGAGAGCCCGCACGGCGAGGGTTCCATCGCCATGCTGGAGCGGCTGCTGTCCTTCTGGCAGGGCAAGCTGTTCGTGCTGACGCTGCTGGGCTTCGCGGCCACCGACTTCCTGATCACCATCACCCTCTCCGCCGCCGACGCCTCCACCCACCTGGTGGAGAACCCGCACCTCACCAGCACGCTCCACGACCACCAGATGGTGATCACCCTGTTCCTGGTGGCGCTGCTCGGCGCGGTGTTTCTCAAGGGCTTCCTGGAGGCCATCGGTGTCGCCGTCGCCCTGGTCGGCATCTATCTCGCGCTCAACGTCGTCGTCGTGATCGTCGGCCTGTACCACGTCATCACCGCCGGACATGTGATCACCGACTGGACCAGCGCCCTGACCACGGAACACGGCAACGTCTTCGTCATGATCGGCGTGGCGCTGATCGTCTTCCCGAAACTCGCCCTGGGCCTGTCCGGCTTCGAGACCGGCGTCGCCGTCATGCCGCACGTCGAGGGCGACGCGGGTGACACCGAGGAGCTTCCGACCGGCCGGATCCGGGACACCAAGAAGCTGCTGACCACCGCCGCCCTGATCATGAGCGCCTTCCTGATCACCACCAGCTTCATCACCACGCTGCTGATCCCGGCGGACGAGTTCAAGACCGGCGGCCAGGCCAACGGCCGCGCGCTCGCCTACCTCGCGCACGAGTACCTCGGCAACGCCTTCGGCACCGTCTACGACGTCTCGACCATCGCCATCCTGTGGTTCGCCGGTGCCTCCGCCATGGCCGGCCTGCTCAACCTGATGCCGCGCTATCTGCCCCGTTACGGCATGGCCCCGCACTGGGCACGCGCCGTCCGCCCGATGGTCATCGTCTTCACGCTGGTCGCCTTCCTGGTCACCTGGATCTTCGACGCCGACGTCGACGCGCAGGGCGGCGCCTACGCCACCGGTGTGCTGGTGCTGATCAGCTCCGCGGCGATCGCCGTGACCATCGCCGCCCACAAGGCGGGGCAGCGCGGCTGGACCATCACGTTCGCGATCATCTCGGTGGTGTTCCTCTACACGACCGTCGTGAACGTCATCGAGCGCCCGGACGGTGTGAAGATCGGTGCCTGCTTCATCGCGGGCATCATTCTGGTCTCGCTGATGTCCCGGCTGGCCCGCGCCTTCGAGCTGCGTGTGACGCACGTGACGATGGATCCGATGGCGGAGCGATTCGTCCGGGACATGGCCAGCCGCAAGATGCGGTTCATCGCCAACGAGCCCGACCGGCGCGACAAGGCCGAGTACCGCGACAAGATCGAGCAGATCCGGGCCGACAACGAGATGCCCGAGCAGGAGGACTTCGTCTTCGTCGAGGTCACGGTGACCGACCCCTCGGAGTTCGAGGCGGGCCTGACCGTGCAGGGCGAGGTGCTGCACAACCGCTACCGCGTCCTGACCGTGGAGTCCGCCTCCATCCCCAACGCCCTCGCCGCGCTCCTCCTGCACGTCCGGGACATGACGGGCTGCACCCCGCACATCTACTTCGAGTGGACCGAGGGCAATCCGTTCGCCAACTTCCTGCGCTTCTTCCTCTTCGGGCAGGGCGAGGTCGCCCCGGTCACCCGCGAGGTCCTGCGCGAGGCGGAGCCGGACCGCGACCGGCGCCCGCGCGTGCACACCGGCTGA
- a CDS encoding molybdopterin-dependent oxidoreductase has protein sequence MVAVTLAELALTGDLVRPARLTVPDLLGWPQHRADVSFECATSGVQHHRFAGPRLYDVLAAAGPGFDPVRRKDRLRFLIAVTGTDGHHALLSWAEIDPDFAHAPVLLAVTIDGTPLDAAGPQLVLPQDRCGARHISGITAIRVDGGYGFGAPAPAAPGRASAAAT, from the coding sequence GTGGTCGCGGTGACGCTCGCGGAACTGGCCCTGACCGGGGATCTCGTACGACCGGCCCGGCTGACCGTGCCGGATCTGCTCGGCTGGCCGCAGCACCGGGCGGACGTCAGCTTCGAGTGCGCCACCAGCGGCGTCCAGCACCACAGGTTCGCCGGTCCGCGCCTGTACGACGTGCTCGCCGCCGCGGGACCCGGCTTCGACCCGGTCCGGCGCAAGGACCGGCTGCGCTTCCTGATCGCCGTCACCGGCACCGACGGCCATCACGCCCTGTTGTCCTGGGCCGAGATCGACCCCGACTTCGCGCACGCTCCCGTGCTGCTCGCCGTCACGATCGACGGCACCCCCCTGGATGCGGCGGGCCCCCAGCTGGTGCTTCCGCAGGACCGCTGCGGGGCCCGGCACATCAGCGGGATCACGGCGATCCGGGTGGACGGAGGCTACGGCTTCGGCGCTCCGGCACCGGCCGCACCCGGTCGGGCGTCGGCGGCGGCCACCTGA